In one Sphingobium sp. TKS genomic region, the following are encoded:
- a CDS encoding RES family NAD+ phosphorylase, translating into MTYALGQLSLPLWGMIGIRHQFSPTSGEGARLYGGRWNRQGCSALYLAADAVTAVAEYYQGLPKPGTLVPYHLDAGRIADLTDAAAGPCDGRVAEALAANWKAVALLDGKTPPNWALTEELIAAGAEGALVPSVQNPGGRNLVLWQWHEKGQQGDGAALTVLDPDAVLGAPR; encoded by the coding sequence ATGACCTATGCTCTTGGCCAGTTGTCGCTTCCCCTCTGGGGCATGATCGGGATCCGCCATCAGTTCAGTCCAACCTCGGGAGAGGGGGCACGGCTCTACGGCGGCCGCTGGAACAGGCAGGGATGCTCGGCGCTCTATCTGGCGGCGGATGCTGTCACCGCGGTGGCGGAATATTATCAAGGACTGCCGAAGCCCGGGACGCTCGTCCCTTATCACCTCGATGCGGGGAGAATCGCGGATCTCACCGACGCTGCGGCCGGCCCCTGCGATGGGCGCGTTGCTGAAGCCTTGGCGGCGAACTGGAAGGCTGTGGCGTTGCTCGATGGCAAGACGCCGCCGAACTGGGCGCTAACCGAAGAGCTGATCGCGGCCGGAGCCGAGGGCGCACTTGTTCCCTCGGTCCAGAATCCTGGCGGCCGGAACCTGGTTCTGTGGCAATGGCACGAGAAGGGGCAGCAAGGCGACGGGGCCGCGCTCACCGTACTTGATCCTGATGCTGTTCTAGGAGCGCCCCGCTAG
- a CDS encoding BrnA antitoxin family protein — translation MTQAKYTQADMDAVSDNPELTAEDIAKAKPFAEAFPDLAATIRRRGVQKAPTKVSTTVRLDQDVLARLKADGPGWQTRLNDTLRKALGV, via the coding sequence ATGACTCAAGCCAAGTATACGCAGGCCGATATGGATGCGGTGTCGGACAACCCTGAATTGACGGCAGAGGATATCGCTAAGGCCAAGCCCTTCGCTGAAGCCTTCCCGGATCTCGCTGCTACCATCCGTCGTCGGGGAGTACAGAAAGCCCCCACGAAGGTGAGTACAACCGTTCGGTTGGATCAGGACGTATTGGCCCGGTTGAAGGCCGATGGACCGGGCTGGCAGACCCGCTTGAATGACACGCTCCGAAAAGCGTTGGGAGTATAG
- a CDS encoding DUF190 domain-containing protein, translated as MRPSPDLSAIFLPQSSEGTLLTQTHQLTSREIGMIRIYLKPADKAPPALSKSRWGAKPLYRALVTQAKADGIINAVAHHTHYGFSNHGPVRESGADLSNPHLTMCVELIGAKDQLELFCRTHGALLADKVIVYKHLEHWHVGPGSLEHEDASAAQRAAEAQ; from the coding sequence ATGCGCCCATCGCCGGACCTCTCGGCCATCTTCCTCCCTCAATCTTCGGAAGGCACGCTCCTGACCCAAACCCATCAACTGACGTCGCGCGAGATCGGCATGATCCGCATCTATCTGAAACCCGCCGACAAGGCACCGCCTGCGCTGTCCAAATCTCGTTGGGGCGCCAAGCCACTCTATCGCGCGCTGGTCACGCAGGCGAAGGCCGACGGCATCATTAATGCTGTCGCCCATCACACCCATTATGGCTTCAGCAATCATGGTCCGGTGCGCGAAAGCGGCGCAGACCTCTCCAATCCCCACCTCACCATGTGCGTGGAACTGATCGGAGCGAAGGATCAGCTTGAACTGTTCTGCAGGACGCACGGCGCGCTGCTCGCCGACAAGGTGATCGTCTACAAGCATCTGGAGCATTGGCATGTGGGGCCGGGCAGCCTCGAACATGAGGATGCCAGCGCTGCGCAACGCGCTGCGGAAGCGCAATAG
- a CDS encoding helix-turn-helix transcriptional regulator produces MPAVTSEFEAHADVDIVAVVGSQLLVIVHSGRRWHSSAPTILRTAFGLSIAEIDVALALARGETRDEIAAARRTSVQTVRAQLKSIFAKLSVTREIELVTMFGETLRL; encoded by the coding sequence ATGCCGGCTGTCACATCAGAATTCGAAGCGCACGCCGACGTTGACATTGTGGCTGTGGTCGGTTCGCAGTTGCTTGTCATCGTGCATTCTGGCCGCCGCTGGCACAGTTCTGCTCCAACCATCCTGCGCACGGCATTCGGCCTTTCCATCGCCGAAATTGACGTTGCTTTGGCGCTCGCCCGAGGCGAGACCCGCGACGAGATCGCTGCTGCGCGCAGAACTAGCGTCCAAACGGTCAGGGCCCAACTCAAGTCCATCTTTGCCAAGCTGAGCGTAACGCGAGAGATTGAACTGGTCACGATGTTTGGGGAGACGCTCCGATTATGA
- a CDS encoding BrnT family toxin: protein MIIKWGEPKRQANIAKHRIDFADIGEEFFASALIGDAKDGRYFALGEWNGFIVVIFVRLGSEGVSIVSARPASRKERKLLS from the coding sequence ATGATCATCAAGTGGGGCGAACCGAAACGGCAAGCGAACATCGCCAAGCATCGCATCGATTTTGCTGACATCGGAGAAGAGTTTTTCGCTTCCGCACTGATCGGCGACGCCAAGGATGGTCGGTACTTCGCGCTCGGCGAGTGGAACGGTTTCATCGTGGTGATTTTTGTCAGGCTTGGCAGCGAGGGTGTTTCCATCGTTTCAGCCCGGCCCGCCAGTCGCAAGGAAAGGAAGCTGCTGTCATGA
- a CDS encoding TorF family putative porin, giving the protein MRFTNFPVAAYGMRIALACASIAGASAGPAYAQYAEDVSASIEVATDERRRGLSWSDGDPVVRGSILIPVAAGLSLEATAVSLWGAKRHGGADAVADLGAAYVRQTGGWRLRAQARYHLFPGAAGQGFGELGAGAGYLIGPASVDFHAVYAPRQSSIGGDNLALSVSAAVGVPGIPITVATWIGRSSGDARDTVAAARLRPDGSYWDYGASVDYLKGRWSAGLRYTDSSINAPGSCHTGATLIGRVGLSL; this is encoded by the coding sequence ATGAGGTTCACCAACTTTCCGGTCGCGGCGTACGGGATGCGGATCGCGCTGGCCTGTGCATCGATCGCCGGCGCCAGCGCGGGTCCGGCTTACGCACAATATGCTGAGGATGTCTCGGCTTCGATCGAGGTCGCCACAGATGAACGCCGCAGGGGGCTCAGTTGGAGCGACGGCGATCCGGTAGTGCGGGGCTCGATCCTGATACCCGTGGCCGCTGGGCTGAGCCTCGAAGCTACGGCGGTTTCGCTATGGGGCGCCAAACGGCACGGCGGCGCAGATGCCGTGGCTGACCTGGGCGCGGCCTATGTGCGGCAGACCGGCGGTTGGAGACTGAGGGCGCAAGCGCGTTATCATCTGTTCCCCGGCGCTGCCGGTCAGGGCTTTGGCGAGTTGGGCGCTGGTGCCGGATATCTGATCGGACCCGCGAGCGTCGATTTCCATGCCGTTTATGCCCCGCGGCAGTCATCGATCGGAGGCGACAATCTCGCGCTCTCCGTTTCCGCCGCTGTGGGGGTGCCCGGAATCCCGATCACGGTTGCGACCTGGATCGGGCGGTCTTCAGGCGATGCGCGAGATACGGTTGCGGCAGCCCGGCTACGGCCTGATGGTTCCTATTGGGACTATGGTGCGAGCGTCGATTATCTGAAAGGCCGTTGGTCTGCCGGGCTGCGCTACACCGACAGCAGCATCAATGCGCCCGGAAGCTGCCATACCGGGGCGACCCTGATCGGTCGGGTGGGATTGAGCCTCTAG
- a CDS encoding Do family serine endopeptidase has product MRYTYTLAASALIGTSAIFLAAGSASQAEVAQNEAVPLAPSAQRPQAAAGFANLTERLAPAVVNISTRQRVRTPVVNPFAGTPFEDLFGGRSLRPRTREAQSLGSGFIISADGYVVTNNHVITPSGQEAEVKSITVTMPDGAEYPAELVGRDAASDLAVLKINTGKPLPFVKFGDSRSARVGDRVIAIGNPFGLGGTVTSGIISAVYRHTGMGTAYDRYIQTDAAINRGNSGGPMFDMQGQVIGINNAIYSPNGGSVGIGFAIPAEIAAPIVEKLKAGQSIDRGYLGVRIQPVADDLAEALGIPHRRGAFVQSVEPGNAADKAGVRPGDVIITVDGKEVSAGQSLSYLIANTDPGERIPIALIRAGKQMTVHVTLDLRPKESQLAGQSFEPGRSDDRSGGPSQDQSEAAVLKALGLSVQPLTARIARQLGMSEKTQGLVIASVDSSSDAAAKGLRRGDVVLSANNRPVTSAGDLESRIEAARRASRGALLLRVQRRGQRPSYVPVRLR; this is encoded by the coding sequence GTGCGATATACCTATACTCTGGCAGCTTCTGCACTGATCGGAACAAGCGCAATTTTTCTCGCGGCGGGATCTGCGTCGCAAGCCGAGGTCGCTCAGAACGAGGCGGTTCCCCTGGCGCCGAGCGCCCAACGCCCGCAAGCGGCTGCCGGCTTTGCAAATCTGACCGAACGGCTCGCGCCCGCGGTGGTCAACATCTCGACCCGCCAGCGCGTCCGGACGCCGGTCGTCAACCCCTTTGCCGGAACGCCGTTCGAAGACTTGTTCGGTGGCCGCAGCCTTCGGCCACGAACGCGCGAAGCGCAATCGCTCGGCTCGGGCTTCATCATTTCGGCCGATGGCTATGTCGTGACCAACAATCATGTGATCACGCCCAGCGGGCAAGAAGCCGAAGTGAAGTCGATCACCGTCACGATGCCGGACGGCGCGGAGTATCCCGCCGAGCTGGTAGGCCGCGATGCCGCTTCAGATCTCGCCGTTCTCAAGATCAATACCGGCAAGCCTCTGCCGTTCGTCAAGTTCGGCGATTCCCGCAGCGCGCGTGTGGGCGACAGGGTCATCGCGATCGGCAACCCTTTTGGCCTTGGCGGAACGGTGACGTCGGGCATTATATCGGCGGTCTATCGCCACACAGGCATGGGCACCGCCTACGACCGCTATATCCAGACCGACGCTGCCATCAACCGCGGCAATTCAGGGGGACCGATGTTCGACATGCAGGGTCAGGTCATCGGCATCAACAACGCCATCTACTCGCCCAATGGCGGCAGCGTGGGCATCGGCTTCGCCATTCCCGCTGAAATCGCAGCGCCTATCGTCGAGAAGCTCAAGGCCGGTCAATCGATCGACCGGGGTTATCTTGGCGTGCGCATACAACCAGTCGCGGACGACCTCGCCGAGGCGCTGGGCATCCCGCACCGGAGAGGCGCTTTCGTCCAGTCGGTGGAACCTGGCAACGCCGCCGACAAAGCGGGCGTCCGGCCAGGCGACGTCATCATCACGGTCGACGGCAAGGAAGTCTCTGCGGGACAATCCTTATCCTACCTCATTGCAAACACGGACCCCGGGGAACGCATACCCATCGCGCTGATCCGCGCCGGCAAGCAGATGACCGTGCACGTCACACTGGACCTGCGGCCCAAGGAGTCGCAGCTTGCGGGCCAGAGCTTTGAACCGGGGCGCAGCGACGACAGGTCTGGCGGCCCATCCCAGGATCAGAGCGAAGCTGCGGTGCTAAAGGCTCTGGGCCTTTCGGTCCAGCCGCTGACGGCCCGTATTGCGCGGCAACTTGGAATGAGTGAGAAGACCCAAGGCCTTGTGATCGCCAGCGTGGACTCCTCGTCCGACGCGGCGGCCAAGGGGTTGCGGCGAGGCGATGTCGTGCTGTCGGCAAATAATCGGCCGGTCACATCGGCCGGAGATCTTGAAAGCCGGATCGAGGCGGCGAGGCGCGCCTCAAGGGGCGCTCTTCTGCTGCGCGTCCAACGCCGCGGCCAACGCCCAAGCTATGTTCCTGTCCGGCTTCGCTAG
- a CDS encoding antitoxin Xre/MbcA/ParS toxin-binding domain-containing protein encodes MLAAFLDDIREGDMIAPRRMAERLRLPMTRLSRLAHLNRNTMTAHPGSPAVQAKLGEIARIIARAAELAGDEGKAIIWFKHQPLPGFGKTAEELVEDGHADSVIQDLDRMAAGVYS; translated from the coding sequence ATGCTTGCTGCTTTTCTGGATGATATTCGCGAGGGTGACATGATCGCCCCACGCCGGATGGCGGAACGCCTGCGGCTTCCCATGACACGGCTGTCGCGGCTCGCACACCTCAATCGCAACACGATGACAGCGCATCCCGGGAGTCCTGCCGTGCAGGCCAAGCTGGGAGAGATTGCCCGGATTATCGCGCGCGCAGCCGAGCTGGCAGGGGATGAAGGCAAGGCCATCATCTGGTTCAAGCACCAGCCGCTCCCCGGATTTGGCAAGACGGCCGAGGAATTGGTTGAGGATGGTCATGCCGATAGCGTGATCCAAGATCTCGATCGCATGGCCGCCGGTGTCTATTCCTGA
- a CDS encoding SLC13 family permease, giving the protein MTLEQLVTLLVLAGVVIALIWDKVRADVVALAGAALLLLTGAVRPSEVQGAFGSPAIIALASLFVIAHAMELSGLLDLLIRKAVALCGRIGSLGLWLLILMCGGASGFLNNTPIVVLAAPVVRDVATSLRLDPKRFLMPLSYVAVLGGCCTLIGTSTNLLVDDMARSSGQAPFSIFEITPVGLVVAAAGGLYLFLFSGRLLAKPLPGALDRMEAALPHHVSHPDIAGDAIGDAADFAKQRPLAPAKALTSTAIFAGVILLAALNITPIAASAFAGAVLLILLRVIRPEEAYGGLRPEILMLIVGMVVIGIALEQTGLASSATNALVGRVGLFGPLGALILLYGATLVLTELLSNATVAVLVTPIAVALAESLHVSPRPFLVAVMMAGSAAFATPFGYQTNVLVYQMAGYSYLDFTKVGLPLNLVTWFAAVAAIHWFFPF; this is encoded by the coding sequence ATGACATTGGAGCAACTCGTCACTCTTCTGGTCCTTGCAGGCGTGGTCATCGCGCTCATCTGGGACAAGGTGCGCGCGGATGTCGTGGCGCTGGCGGGGGCTGCGCTGCTGCTCCTTACAGGCGCCGTGCGGCCAAGCGAGGTGCAGGGCGCCTTCGGCAGTCCGGCAATCATCGCGCTTGCCTCGCTGTTCGTCATAGCCCACGCGATGGAACTTTCCGGCCTGCTCGATCTTCTGATCCGTAAAGCTGTCGCGCTTTGCGGTCGTATCGGGTCGCTTGGGCTATGGCTGCTGATCCTGATGTGCGGCGGGGCGTCGGGTTTCCTCAACAACACGCCCATCGTCGTGCTCGCAGCGCCGGTGGTGCGCGATGTCGCGACATCCTTAAGGCTCGATCCCAAGCGCTTCCTCATGCCGCTTTCCTATGTCGCGGTGCTGGGCGGATGCTGCACGCTGATCGGCACATCGACAAACCTGCTCGTCGATGACATGGCCCGCTCCTCGGGGCAGGCGCCCTTTTCCATTTTCGAAATCACGCCGGTGGGACTGGTGGTCGCCGCGGCCGGAGGGCTTTACCTCTTCCTCTTTTCCGGACGGCTCCTGGCAAAGCCCTTGCCTGGCGCGCTCGATCGGATGGAGGCGGCCTTGCCCCACCATGTGAGCCACCCCGATATCGCGGGCGATGCGATCGGCGATGCAGCCGACTTCGCGAAGCAGAGGCCGCTGGCCCCGGCAAAGGCGCTGACCTCGACCGCGATCTTTGCCGGCGTCATCCTTCTTGCCGCCCTCAATATCACGCCCATCGCCGCTTCCGCCTTTGCCGGCGCGGTGCTGCTCATCCTGCTCAGGGTCATCCGCCCCGAGGAGGCCTATGGCGGGTTGAGGCCGGAAATCCTGATGCTGATCGTCGGCATGGTTGTTATCGGCATCGCGCTCGAGCAGACGGGGCTTGCCTCCTCGGCGACCAACGCGCTGGTCGGGAGGGTAGGGCTCTTCGGTCCGCTCGGCGCCCTCATCCTGCTTTATGGCGCGACGCTGGTTCTGACCGAGCTGCTCTCGAACGCTACCGTCGCGGTGCTGGTCACACCCATCGCCGTTGCTCTTGCCGAAAGCCTCCATGTCAGCCCGCGGCCCTTTCTCGTGGCGGTCATGATGGCGGGGAGCGCCGCTTTTGCAACGCCTTTTGGCTACCAGACCAATGTCCTTGTCTACCAGATGGCGGGGTATAGCTATCTTGACTTCACCAAGGTCGGACTGCCGCTCAATCTTGTCACCTGGTTTGCGGCAGTGGCCGCTATCCACTGGTTTTTCCCGTTCTGA